TGCCCGCGGCGGGCAGCGGGAAGCGGCCGGCGAACAGCTCGGCGCTGCGCTGGTCGTAGACCATGAACAAAAGCAGGTTGATCCACTCGTGACGCACCGGGTCCCACTGGTAGTGGGCGCGCGTGCGCTCGTTGTAGTTCGACTTCTCGTCGACCACGCGCCGGCCCAGCCGGTTCACCAGCACCATGCTGTCGCCCGGCGGCATGAACACGTCGTCGGGCGTCGAGGAGAACTGCAGCGCCTGCTCGAGCACGATCTGCGCGCGCCAGGCGCTCGGCATGTTGCCGAGCTTCGCGCCGAGTGACTCGGCGATGCGCACGAAATCGCCCTCGTTCGTCGGCACCGCGCAGCCGCCGAACACCGGCCCGGGCTGGAAGCGCCGCACCAGCTCGGCGTCGTGCGTGAACCCCCCGCTCGCGAACACCACTCCCTTGCGCGCGCGCACGCGCAGGGGGCTGCCCTTCTGCGGCTGGACCTCGAGGCCCACGACCTCGCGCTTCGCGTTCACGAGCGCGCGCGTCGCACGGTGACCCGTCTTCACCGGCACCTTGCGCGCCTCGAGCCCCGCGCGCAGCTGGCGCACCATCTCGTCGCCCAGCCCGAACGAGCCATCGGGCTTCTTCGCCCAGTATCTGCGGTCGACGATCTTGGTCGCGTCGGGCGGCTCGAAGTAGTCGGGCATGGGCCCGGCCAGTGAGTCGGCGCCGAACGAGACCAGCGCGCCCATCTTCTCGAGCCCCACCACCGCGTCGGCGCCGCGGTCGTAGAAGGTCTCGATCAGGTCGTACTCGTTCTGCGGCAGGCCGTAGCGCGGCTGGTCCGCCGCGTAGAGCAGCGGATACGAGGCGCGGCACATCGCGCGCAGGGTCGCGTCGCGCGGCTCCTTCAGGCCCTTGGCGCGCTCGATCGGATGATTCGGAATCCAGTACACGCCGCCCGACTTGGCGGTCGTGCCGCCCACCAGCGGCGCCTTCTCGAGCACCACGACCTGGGCGCCGGCCTCGGCGGCGTAGAGCGCCGCGGTCGCCCCGGCGGCGCCGCTGCCCACCACGGCGACGTCGCACTCCACGTCGAAGGCGGGTGAGTCGGCGGCCGAGACGGTCAGCGCCCCGCCGGTGGCCGAGAGGGCCGCGCCCGCGGCGCCCGCAAGCTTCAGGAATTCGCGGCGCGAGACGGGGGGCATGCGCGTGTCGGAGCGGAGTTACTCCGCCTCCGCCCAGTCCTTGGAGTAGAACTGCCGGCACCAGCGCCGGAATTCCGCGATCGGTCCGTCGCCGTCGCACAGCATCGGCTTGGCGCGGAAGCGCTTGTTCTCCCAGATCTCGAAGTCCTGCGTGATCGCGTTGGACTGGTCGTCCATGTAGGCCTTGAGCAGCTGCAGCGTCTCCTCCTCGCTGCGGCCGTCCTTCTTGCCGATGATCGCGGTGCGGAAGTGAGTGCGCTCGGCGTCGAGCGGAGTGAGTCCGGTCGAGATCACCGTGGTGAACATTCCGGTGTAAGTCAGGAAGTTGTAACCGAGGCCCCAGTTCTGGGCCTCCATGTACAGGTTGTCGCTCACCCCTTCCATGGTGGACACCTGCTTGGTCGTGCCGATGTTCCAGAAAAACATCTTGCCGTCGAACTTGTGACTCTTCTCGGGCGGCATGTCCATCTTGTGCACGCTGTGGAAGTGCGGCCAGTCGATGGCGTTCTCCATGATGTCCTGCGGGCAGGTGCGCACCACCCACTCGTACTTCTGCCAGGTGCGCGTCCAGCCCGAGTCACCCCACTGCGCGAGCCGCGGGACCTCGAAGTCGGGCGGCTTCCCGTCTTCGTGGTACCAGATGAAGATGGCGCCGTTGACCTCACTCACCGGCCAGGAGCGGGTCTCGGCCTTGGCCGGGATCTTGTTCGCGTAGGGCACCGAGACGCACTTGCCCTCGCCGTTGAACTTCCAGGCGTGGAAGGGACACTGCAGGTCGGCGCCGATCACCTTGCCGCCCTTGCCCAGGTGCGCGCCCAGGTGCGGGCAGTACGCGTCGAGCACGTGCGCCTTGCCGTCCTCGCCCCGGAACGCGACCAGCTCGCGCCCGAGATACGAGAGCGCCCGGACCTCGCCCTTCGCGAGCTCGTCCGAGTACAGCATCAGATACCAGCTGTTCGCGAAACCGAACGGGAAACGGGCCATGGCATCCCTCCTGGACTTCGCCGGCGTCCGGGTAGAAAATTAGAACACGTTTCAGGAGGGGCTGACAAGGTGGGCGAACGCCTGCGGGGCAAAGTCGCGTTGGTGACGGGTGCGG
The window above is part of the Myxococcota bacterium genome. Proteins encoded here:
- a CDS encoding FAD-dependent oxidoreductase translates to MPPVSRREFLKLAGAAGAALSATGGALTVSAADSPAFDVECDVAVVGSGAAGATAALYAAEAGAQVVVLEKAPLVGGTTAKSGGVYWIPNHPIERAKGLKEPRDATLRAMCRASYPLLYAADQPRYGLPQNEYDLIETFYDRGADAVVGLEKMGALVSFGADSLAGPMPDYFEPPDATKIVDRRYWAKKPDGSFGLGDEMVRQLRAGLEARKVPVKTGHRATRALVNAKREVVGLEVQPQKGSPLRVRARKGVVFASGGFTHDAELVRRFQPGPVFGGCAVPTNEGDFVRIAESLGAKLGNMPSAWRAQIVLEQALQFSSTPDDVFMPPGDSMVLVNRLGRRVVDEKSNYNERTRAHYQWDPVRHEWINLLLFMVYDQRSAELFAGRFPLPAAGMSAPYVVQAANRAALVKALDERLARLAPRTGGVRLDAAFGESLGATLKQFNADAERGVDREFQRGASVYDREWHTKIWSFANPGTKHKLPAKNLTLYPISEAGPLYAIILAPGTLDTNGGPEIDKSARVLDALGQPIAGLFGAGNCVASPTGPYYYAGGGTLGPAVTFGFIAGEAAAREPVKELA
- a CDS encoding Rieske 2Fe-2S domain-containing protein, with amino-acid sequence MARFPFGFANSWYLMLYSDELAKGEVRALSYLGRELVAFRGEDGKAHVLDAYCPHLGAHLGKGGKVIGADLQCPFHAWKFNGEGKCVSVPYANKIPAKAETRSWPVSEVNGAIFIWYHEDGKPPDFEVPRLAQWGDSGWTRTWQKYEWVVRTCPQDIMENAIDWPHFHSVHKMDMPPEKSHKFDGKMFFWNIGTTKQVSTMEGVSDNLYMEAQNWGLGYNFLTYTGMFTTVISTGLTPLDAERTHFRTAIIGKKDGRSEEETLQLLKAYMDDQSNAITQDFEIWENKRFRAKPMLCDGDGPIAEFRRWCRQFYSKDWAEAE